A segment of the Fusarium musae strain F31 chromosome 2, whole genome shotgun sequence genome:
GCGTTGAGGAGTGCCAAGTCGATCACCGAGTTGAACAAGGGTCTCAGCAGGCAGAATTCTGATGAGATACCCCCACCGCCTCCGCCTCGAAGGCCAGCAGTGCAGGTTCGAGAGCCATCAGTGCCTCATCCTCTGAAGCAGATTCACAACTCCTCGCAGCAGAGCTCAGGTAGCAGCAATGGCGGTTTCAAAATCCCAGCGCGCTCTAATTCGGGAGatcgtcctcctccacctccgcCACGACGACGCGGTACGCCCTCAAGCATCACCGAGTCAAACCAAAACCCACGTCTTCCACCACGACCACCTCAAAACATGGCCAATCTAGACGTAGACTACGATCCGCtcccaccaccatcatcaaacccCCCTCCGTCATTTGGTTCAGGAAGATCAGGGTATCAATCAGACGGCGGCAACACATCAACAGCAGGCTCGCCGACACTGGGTCCACAAGCAGTAAACAAGAAATTAGAAttatggaggaggagattaGCACGAGCACACGAACAGTTAGACGGGCTAGGTGTGGCCCTGTATACATGGCGACGAGGAAACGATGTCATTGCAGAAGCAGAGGGGATAGTCAAACGAGCCCTCGCAGATatggagagaaagagaaggatgagataATAGCGACTCGGATATATATACCAAGCATTTGCTATTCTCGATTCAACTTACACCGTTGTATACTACTATACTAGCGTTAGGATAGATGGGGAACTGGAGTTGGGATATCCACCACACTACGGATGCATCCACAACCAGAACTAGACACGACGATCACTATTCAATCAGCTAAGGCGCAGTGGCAGAGTGGTCTAATGCGATAGACTAGAAATCTATTCTCTTCGGAGGCGTCTGTTCGAATCAGGCCTGCGTCGATTGGTTTATCTTTTGTCCTTGTGCTGTACAAGGAATCATTTTTACTCCAGTCCCTGTTTTTCCCAGATGTTTTGCCACTCAACACTTAAGACAGATAAATCCCAATACATCTCATCTCCGTAGCTGATTCCTGGCCACCAGGCTCATCATGGTCTTTCAAACACAGTCGCTTATGCATGTAATGCTTCTCGCTATATACTGCAAAGTTTCAAATCAAGTAGTAGACTCTCTCTAGATATTTAGACTGAGACGATGTTCTGATGAAAGCAAATAGATGACGGCCAGAGGCCAATAAGTACAATTGTCTGCTATATTCGTTTCTAGATGAATCCAAACTCCAACTCCGCTTCATCACGTTGCATGTCGTAATTATCATCGAGGGTTCATATCACCTGCCAGATTCATATGCATGATGGCTTCAGCTGTCCAGTCCTCCTCGCTCTTCTCTCCCTTATTCTGCTGTTGCCAAAAGCTCACCTCTTCACGCCCGTCCACGCCTGGTAGCCGAATCTGGGGCGGCGCTTGACCGTTCCCTGGGATGGGCTcaggtggtggaggtggtgCGTGGCCAGGAACAGGACGTCTGTGAACAAGGCCCTGCCCTTGCTCGGCACCAGTATACCGTGAAAAGTCAGGGATGTCGAATCCTTGGTCAGGCTGGTGAGAAAGATTCAGCTGCGTCGGTGGTCCAGAGCCTGCAGATTGAGGTGGGTGCTCAAACTGTGCGTGCTGGAACCCTGTCGGTGTCTCTTGATCTGGAAGCTCAGAGACCATCGTCTGTGTTGGCTCATATTCATGACGAGGAGTTGCCTGGTCATATTCCTCCTGCTCCAAGATCTGAGGAGCTGGCTCGACGTTTCTCAAGCTGGAAGATCCTGGTGCTGCACCGCCTCCGCTTCGTACGCTGACCATGGATGCCCTAGCCTGGTCCATAACGTCACCTGCAGTAGATTCCGCATCCATATCGCGGATGGAGAACTGTGCGAGGGTTCTAAGCTTTCGGCTGACCCAGCCGCCAAGAATCTTGCCGCGCTGTTTCTCTCCTAGTCGAGATCGTGGGAAGTCTCCCTTGTTCACAAATGCGACAATATCAACAATGATCTGATGCTCATTCAGGATGGCATTGACGATAACAGGGACAATTGATGCCAAGTACGGCTTGCGGTTGACTTCAACGAGAACGACCACTAGACCACCAGCTTGGAATACAGCACTGTGTTTTGTCAGCAGGTTTATTCATTGTTAAGAGCTTCATAACTTACCAGCCATTCTGCACAATATTTCTGTGGCATCGCTCCACGGAGTTCTCGATATCCATCGGGAAATGGCTCAAACCATTGATCTCGAAAGTCTCACCGATATTTCCGAGAACAAACAGAACCTGCATATCCACCAGAGCGCCGTTGGGTCCAATGGGTCGGCTAACATTGTGAAGGAATCCCAAGTCGCCTGTACGGATGTACTGAATGTTCGGATCTCCATCAACAGCTCGGCCGTCAAAGCGCTCAGCATCGAAAGCATCCTTGGAACCGTAGAAGGACTTGACACAGGCTTCAGAGTCAACCCAGATCTCACCATACTCGCCATCGAGACAGTGGACTCTGCTCTCAgggttgatgatggcgattTGTGTCGATACAGGAACCATACCACTGTCCTGTACCAGCAAGGCAAGAGGATCTGATTCAGGGTCCACAGGAATAACCAAGCCACGACGAAGGGCTTGTGTATCAAGCCACAGTTCGATCGGCTCAATGCACATGTAAGATCGCGATGCAACCATGGGGTTCAGGACGTGCGAATACACTGTGTTGATAGCGGTTCTGTCCAGACCAGCTCCAGCAAAGTGAAGCCTGACCTTTTGGAAGACATCAACTCTTGGTCGGCTCTCCGCAGTGATCATCATATTCTTGAGTTCGTGCAGCGTGAAACCCTTGGCTTGCATAGCAGCCATGGCATGGTCAAGCATCTGCGGTGTCGCATAAGTATCCTTAATCTTATATCTGGACAATGTGACAAAGAGAGACATGGGATTAGCCGCAAATTCCACTGGTGATAGGAGGTAGGTCGGTGTTCCGATGTAAATGCCCATTAACGCTGTATGGATGAAACCGAGACCAGTCGAGCTTCGTACACATCCGAGCACAGGCCTTGAACTGGTCATTTGGCAGGTTTCCTTCTGGACCTTGCACATGCCCATGATGGTGTCATGACCAAGCTGAACTGAAATACGTCGTTGGTCAGGGGTCCAGTATGTCCAAACAATAACAGGATAGCCCGGCCGGATCCAGGCTGGGTCAATGGTGAATCTCAAATCCCTCAGTCCACTGCTCTGCTTCGGCGGCTTGGTTGTGTTGTAGACCGAAGGGCTGGTGATTTTCAGAACCTGCGCTGATTGCTTGATATGACTGGCCAcaggcttgaccttgataaGATGGTCCACCTCGGAGTTGACCAACACAGCCTTGACGTTGTAATCCGCCACGATATGGAGGAAAGCAGGAACATCCTCATTCAGTCGGTTCTGGTCGAGGGGCGCAATGggaatgatgatggcgccCAAGCAGATACACGCATGGATGGCAAAAACAAACTCCTCTGAATGCGTATACATAAGGATGATATGGTCTCCAGGTctcaccttgaccttgttcttcagATACATAGCAACGGAGGCAACCTTGGTATCAAACTTCTTCCATGTAACGCCCTTACCTTCTCGACCTCTGCCGTCGATTGTGCAGTAGGCCAATTCTTCTGGCTGGCGGGCTACACGCCATTGAACAAGGTCAGAGATGCAGGAGAAGTTGTTCAATGGAGTTGATGTCCGGTCGTCAATAACCACTTCTCTTCTATCGACACCCGAGTATTGTTTGTCTGCTGGCAACAGAAACTCGGCACGCGAGTCTGAGGCCAATGGTGACCAAATACCACCCATAGGGTCCACGCCAATAGGAAGGTTAAGAACTGCATGTTCCACGCCAAACTTGACGTGCACACATGGAAGGTTGCCGAGATCGAATTCTCGGCGACAAAGCATGTTTCCAATTTCGCGTCGTCCATTTTTGACAACACGTGGCAACGTATTCGGTGCTGTGATCATAACGCAGTACAGTCTAAGATGATGCTCTCCAATGAGGACCTCCATACAACGCTCGGCCAACGACTCCAGGAGGGCAGTATCCGGTTGTCGTGGAGGCCCTCCAGAGGTCAACGGTGCCGTCGAGGCGGCTGCCGATTCCAACACCACAACTGGCAGGTGTTCATCATTGACAAAGACGTCAAATGCTGAACAGTCGTAGATCTTTGGAACATTCTTGACTATGCTCACAACGATATGTTGAACAAAGAAATACCGGTATTCGGCCAGTTCGTGCCCATGCTCAACCCACTCAACCTTTTGTCGAATGCGGTCTTCGTAGAGGCCTAGAACAAAGATTTTACCCTCAATAACGGTACCCAACAGACCAGTTCGAAGGAACTCGGGCTCCACAGGCTGGGGCGTGGGGTCACCTGGGTCGAACTTGTAAGGGCGGGCGTGGAAAATGAGCTCAGTGTTCTTTGGCTGTGCCCAGAAACCACCAGATAGAGAGGGAGAGTCTACCCAGATCTCACCCACAGAGTGGGGTGAAGCCAGTAAACCTGTTTCAGGATCGACCACACAGAGTGTGGCATCTGGTATGGGATATCCAAAGGCACCAACTCGAACCAACCTTGGATCTTCCGTCACCCTCTTGCGGGCCTCGTTTCCAATGGCCACTACCACAACTTCATTTGTTTTTAGAGCCTCGCGGTCCAAAAGAACCTCGCCAAGCTCATTCTTTGCTCTTTCTTCCGTTGTGGTGGTGCCTCCGCCACTCAGAAGGCTGCCAAAGCCATTGGAAACTGTGGGCTTCTCggtttcttccttctcttcgcCATCTGAATCTGTCTCGTCTTCTAAGTCGAGCTTCAAAGGACAGCCCATGcgttcttctcctcctaACCAGTCACGCACACTAATAACCATACCTCCATGCTCAGGCAGACAAAGCATGGGAGCAACAACCTCGCGAGCACGAGGGTTTCTTAATGGTCTGAGCCATCGATCAGCGAGAACTTCGTGAAACTGGCTATCTACTGTCAGGGTATCGATCAAGCAGAGTTTGATCATCTGGAAGTTTGGTTCCATTCCCTTCTTGAAGTTTCGGGTTATCAACGGCTCTTGCTGGTAATTATAAGCGGCTCGTTTCAGGCCAGGGTAGTCTGCGATCATGATGGTCGATTTGTACTTTGTAAGTAGATGGGCGTAGAGTCCGGGAACATCAACGGCTTTGTTGTCGAACCAAACAGTAGTATGGCCACCATACACCGTCAGCAGCACGCTCAGAATCATACCAATGCCCTGACGGGGGTCAAGGTATGAGACCAGAATCTCGCTACTTGCGCCACCACCAATCAGTCGGCCGTTCTTATCCCGCAGAGACGGATTGAAGGTATCCCCTGGACCGTTGCCTGGAATTGTAGAGATAATGGCGCTAAGACAAGCCATTTGGTGCATGATGGTTCGGTGGCTGAGAACAACGCCTCTCAAATCTCCAGTTGGTGCCCTCGAAAACTCGATGTATGCCAGATCGGGGACGACCAAGGGCGGGACgtcatctttcttcttaGGGTGATAACTACCGAACTCGTTCGTCTTCCACCACTCGACACCCTTTGGCCATGTCAACTTTTGAGTTGTGATATCTCGCTGGAAGGCTTTGAGGTTGTTGTCGGTGGTTAGGGCCAGATGGGCTTGTGTTGTGGTAAGAATGTGATTCAAGCGTTGGTAGTCCTGCAAGTCGTTGATGGGCACAGCAACAACTCCGGCGATGAAGCATCCCAGCAAGGCAATTGCAAAGTCAATGACTTCAGAATCGCGATAGATAAGCGCAACTCGATCGCCACGGTATAAAGAGCTCTTGTCTCTGATAACTTGTGCCACCTTCTCGGCTCTGGACGCCAGCTTGTCCCACGTAATTGATGCAAtttccttgcccttgctgtCCAGTACCCAATATGCTGGTTTCTTGG
Coding sequences within it:
- a CDS encoding putative NRPS-like protein biosynthetic cluster (EggNog:ENOG41~antiSMASH:Cluster_2.4~SMCOG1002:AMP-dependent synthetase and ligase) — its product is MAEVNPELQERLEELDRELEKRRTQLFSQFLGSPPPQIAALAEPQSGLRIHSPDDSAHPSGDGHRAAAYASLGASSGPIPDTPDSPIYRPHSGYAPSSESPRPPPEQAPASLLRPGGPMAAGSTAAHRDSLFFSPSHVVEPETRTGTMRSGDYAFRPEQQGAYPDQQYQQQQYQQPPQQQPDGRTTTLLDSQGYFSDFAGQQHYDQGQTIEYGGPQQRYSSSDAFSPTAAMAPPMLTTNDLPPPEALEYQLPLDPREVPFAIQDPHDDSTPMSKFDNIAAVLRHRGRTIAKKPAYWVLDSKGKEIASITWDKLASRAEKVAQVIRDKSSLYRGDRVALIYRDSEVIDFAIALLGCFIAGVVAVPINDLQDYQRLNHILTTTQAHLALTTDNNLKAFQRDITTQKLTWPKGVEWWKTNEFGSYHPKKKDDVPPLVVPDLAYIEFSRAPTGDLRGVVLSHRTIMHQMACLSAIISTIPGNGPGDTFNPSLRDKNGRLIGGGASSEILVSYLDPRQGIGMILSVLLTVYGGHTTVWFDNKAVDVPGLYAHLLTKYKSTIMIADYPGLKRAAYNYQQEPLITRNFKKGMEPNFQMIKLCLIDTLTVDSQFHEVLADRWLRPLRNPRAREVVAPMLCLPEHGGMVISVRDWLGGEERMGCPLKLDLEDETDSDGEEKEETEKPTVSNGFGSLLSGGGTTTTEERAKNELGEVLLDREALKTNEVVVVAIGNEARKRVTEDPRLVRVGAFGYPIPDATLCVVDPETGLLASPHSVGEIWVDSPSLSGGFWAQPKNTELIFHARPYKFDPGDPTPQPVEPEFLRTGLLGTVIEGKIFVLGLYEDRIRQKVEWVEHGHELAEYRYFFVQHIVVSIVKNVPKIYDCSAFDVFVNDEHLPVVVLESAAASTAPLTSGGPPRQPDTALLESLAERCMEVLIGEHHLRLYCVMITAPNTLPRVVKNGRREIGNMLCRREFDLGNLPCVHVKFGVEHAVLNLPIGVDPMGGIWSPLASDSRAEFLLPADKQYSGVDRREVVIDDRTSTPLNNFSCISDLVQWRVARQPEELAYCTIDGRGREGKGVTWKKFDTKVASVAMYLKNKVKVRPGDHIILMYTHSEEFVFAIHACICLGAIIIPIAPLDQNRLNEDVPAFLHIVADYNVKAVLVNSEVDHLIKVKPVASHIKQSAQVLKITSPSVYNTTKPPKQSSGLRDLRFTIDPAWIRPGYPVIVWTYWTPDQRRISVQLGHDTIMGMCKVQKETCQMTSSRPVLGCVRSSTGLGFIHTALMGIYIGTPTYLLSPVEFAANPMSLFVTLSRYKIKDTYATPQMLDHAMAAMQAKGFTLHELKNMMITAESRPRVDVFQKVRLHFAGAGLDRTAINTVYSHVLNPMVASRSYMCIEPIELWLDTQALRRGLVIPVDPESDPLALLVQDSGMVPVSTQIAIINPESRVHCLDGEYGEIWVDSEACVKSFYGSKDAFDAERFDGRAVDGDPNIQYIRTGDLGFLHNVSRPIGPNGALVDMQVLFVLGNIGETFEINGLSHFPMDIENSVERCHRNIVQNGCAVFQAGGLVVVLVEVNRKPYLASIVPVIVNAILNEHQIIVDIVAFVNKGDFPRSRLGEKQRGKILGGWVSRKLRTLAQFSIRDMDAESTAGDVMDQARASMVSVRSGGGAAPGSSSLRNVEPAPQILEQEEYDQATPRHEYEPTQTMVSELPDQETPTGFQHAQFEHPPQSAGSGPPTQLNLSHQPDQGFDIPDFSRYTGAEQGQGLVHRRPVPGHAPPPPPEPIPGNGQAPPQIRLPGVDGREEVSFWQQQNKGEKSEEDWTAEAIMHMNLAGDMNPR